The following DNA comes from Deinococcus cellulosilyticus NBRC 106333 = KACC 11606.
TGACGCACCAACAGGTGCAAAGCGACAGGTGCAAATCCTGCTGCGGACAAGTTATGTTGCTCCCAAAGCACCCACTGATGCTCAAATCCGCCCTGGAACTCATTGATAAGCTCATGGTGGGGTGCATTGCTCTCAGAGGAATCGTTCGGGTCACCGGCATGGCTCATCAACGGGGTTTTGACTTTAAGACACCCTGACGAAATACCTCTTCGGTTTGAACGCTTTTCTCACCCTGTGTCCCCTGGTGAATGTAAGACCTGCCTGATCCATAGAGGAACCTGGGGTGTTTGTACAATAAGCTGAATTTCGGGATCTGGGAGTCGACGTTTGAGCGTGTGCAGCACCTTTTGGGTCACATTTCTTTTTCCCAGGGCCATCAACACAGCCACCACCTCACCTGCGGCAGTGCCGTGCAACACAAAAGCACCTTCAGATCGGTGACGCATGTGCACCTGAACCCCATTGATGTTCAGGGTGGTGCTGGGCCCGGTGGTTTCCATCAACCTCTGCATCTGGTGCTGGGTGGTGAGTTGCCACTTGACCAGCAGGGCTTCCACAGCAAGACGCACTTTGCACTGGTGTTTCCTTGCCCAGTGTTGGAC
Coding sequences within:
- a CDS encoding DUF6088 family protein, with the translated sequence MESLRKRTIQYVHRLKKGTLFSVGQLAEKLGVNNSRVYTVLSRMVQEKDPLIIRASHGLYQKPERSRWVGIVPPKPELVVQHWARKHQCKVRLAVEALLVKWQLTTQHQMQRLMETTGPSTTLNINGVQVHMRHRSEGAFVLHGTAAGEVVAVLMALGKRNVTQKVLHTLKRRLPDPEIQLIVQTPQVPLWIRQVLHSPGDTG